CTCGGCTCACGGAACACGGCGGTTGGCTCAAACGCTCTCTTCTCCAACAACGCCCCGACTCGCCCCGGGCACGACAACACCGCAACCGGCGCGTACGCCCTCTCCAACAACGCCAGCATGAGCAGCGCTACCGCATCGCGTGGCGGTAGCTACGACACGGCCGATGGGGTCTTTAGCCTCTTCAATAATATTGAGAGCAACAACACCGGCATTGGAGCTTACGCCCTTTACTGCAATACGTCCGGTGTCGGCAACACGGGTACCGGCTTTGGCTCGCTTGGTGGCAATGCCTCGAGCGGATGCAAGTATGGAATTCTTGCTCTGATGGGCAGTTACAACACCGCGGCTGGGTACCAGTCTCTTTTCAACAATCAGATAGGCCAGAGAAACACCGGCATAGGAGCAAGCGCGCTCCATGAGAACACTCGCGGGGGGTCTAACACCGCGCTCGGATCATCCGCGCTCTTCAACAACAATGGCTCCTCTAACACCGCCGTCGGATCGGGTTCGATGGCCGGCAACACGACAGGCCACGACAACACCGCTGCTGGAGTTAGTTCTCTCTCCTCCAATACTTCGGGAGCTTTCAACACCGCCGACGGAGTAGCCGCGTTGTTTAGCAATACGACCGGCGGCAACAATACCGCTTTGGGGGAAGCGAGCCTGGCTAGCAACACCAGCGGCTACAGCAACACTTCAGTCGGAATGCGCTCGCTGGCCGGCAACAGCACGGGCTTCGGAAATACTGCCTCAGGAGTCTCGGCGCTCGTTAACAACACCACCGGATACGCGGACAGCGCCGTCGGATTGCAAGCGCTCGCAAGCAACACAACCGGCTACTACAACACCGGCCTCGGGCAGAACTCCCTTTACAAGAACACCACGGGTCAGAACAACATTGGACTGGGTGTCAATGGCGGATTTAGTCTCACCACCGGCAACAACAACATCGATATCGGTAATCCAGGTATCGCGGCTGAGGCTAGCACTATCCGAGTAGGCATCCAGGGCAAGCAGACGGCGACCTACATCGCGGGCATCACTGGCAGCGCGGTGACCGGCAGCGACGTAGTCGTAAACGGCAGCGGCCGCCTAGGGGTAGTAGTGTCGTCGGCGCGCTACAAGCGCGACATTAGTGACATGGGAAACTCGACCGACGGCCTGATGAAGCTGCGTCCGGTTAGCTTCGTTTACAAAGGCGATCAGCAAGGTGTAAAGCAGTACGGCCTAGTCGCGGAAGAAGTCGAGCAGATTTATCCGGAGTTGGTGGTCCAGGATGACGATGGCAAGATCGAGTCGGTGCGCTATTCGATGCTCACCTCGATGCTTC
The DNA window shown above is from Candidatus Binatus sp. and carries:
- a CDS encoding tail fiber domain-containing protein, with translation MKKAVASFLMVVVLVIVFSTTGAAADPTNTSLGTGALLDNQGGSEVTALGYNALFTNLGSRNTAVGSNALFSNNAPTRPGHDNTATGAYALSNNASMSSATASRGGSYDTADGVFSLFNNIESNNTGIGAYALYCNTSGVGNTGTGFGSLGGNASSGCKYGILALMGSYNTAAGYQSLFNNQIGQRNTGIGASALHENTRGGSNTALGSSALFNNNGSSNTAVGSGSMAGNTTGHDNTAAGVSSLSSNTSGAFNTADGVAALFSNTTGGNNTALGEASLASNTSGYSNTSVGMRSLAGNSTGFGNTASGVSALVNNTTGYADSAVGLQALASNTTGYYNTGLGQNSLYKNTTGQNNIGLGVNGGFSLTTGNNNIDIGNPGIAAEASTIRVGIQGKQTATYIAGITGSAVTGSDVVVNGSGRLGVVVSSARYKRDISDMGNSTDGLMKLRPVSFVYKGDQQGVKQYGLVAEEVEQIYPELVVQDDDGKIESVRYSMLTSMLLNELQKQRAEMLAEKKAHQREIAEWKADRERDSASRIALEERLATLERSMASLSGDRKVMAAIGK